From a region of the Pseudanabaena sp. ABRG5-3 genome:
- a CDS encoding cofactor assembly of complex C subunit B, with translation MPATIPTIYSTLLLTILLFLGLISFLRGSIRDRTTDALFNVDQLTDDRLLMQVRDHFQQRAYKVMEIDPERDVAILLGQVRPSIFLAVFLTILAAIGLTCFGLVLGVLIPDLENLWLWLIAASPIAGWFYWRGVPREQKVSLQLLPDGKLKVRAHKDEIAELQRSLNLEKIE, from the coding sequence ATGCCTGCAACTATTCCTACAATATATTCCACACTCCTCTTAACAATCCTGTTGTTTTTGGGTCTAATTTCTTTTTTACGTGGTTCGATTCGCGATCGCACTACCGATGCGCTTTTTAATGTTGATCAACTTACGGATGATCGCCTATTAATGCAAGTCCGCGATCATTTCCAGCAAAGAGCTTATAAGGTTATGGAGATCGATCCCGAACGGGATGTGGCGATTTTGTTGGGTCAAGTCAGACCGAGTATTTTCCTAGCAGTATTTTTGACAATATTGGCAGCAATTGGTTTGACCTGTTTCGGTTTAGTTTTGGGTGTTTTAATTCCTGATTTAGAAAATCTTTGGTTGTGGCTAATTGCGGCATCTCCGATCGCAGGTTGGTTTTATTGGCGTGGCGTTCCCCGCGAGCAGAAAGTAAGCTTGCAGCTATTACCTGATGGCAAACTGAAAGTACGTGCTCATAAAGACGAGATTGCCGAGTTGCAGCGATCGCTCAATCTCGAAAAAATCGAATAA
- the lysA gene encoding diaminopimelate decarboxylase has translation MTTVLNSLRQETVAANSLQSNASSLNSLSPNQQLLPLTAVVNADDHLEIGGCDVVELVQQYGSPLYILDEVSLRTACQQYRDALVKHYQGASQVLYASKAWSCLAVCAIVGSEGLGIDVVSAGEILTAVRAGVSPSLIYFHGNNKSLDELSYALEVGCTIVVDNWHELKTLASLAKEQALSVAFTAPRIMLRLTPGIECHTHEYIQTGHIDSKFGFDPNEIEAVFAFVAGSSLNCIGIHAHIGSQIFELQPHQDIGGVMVQWFKLAGEKYGLKFSELNIGGGLGIRYVESDDPPSIEEWIKAVSAGVTEAFVTAGLALPKLLCEPGRSLVGATCATAYTIGGSKTVPDIRTYVTIDGGMSDNPRPITYQSKYRAVVANQMSAPLSQTVTIAGKHCESGDILIKDIQLPETKAGDTLVVFGTGAYNYSMASNYNRLPKPAAVIVQGGDSSLIIKRETREDLLRQDCLPERLRK, from the coding sequence ATGACTACTGTTTTAAATAGTCTAAGACAAGAGACTGTTGCGGCAAATTCACTACAAAGTAACGCTTCGAGTTTAAATAGCTTGTCGCCCAATCAACAACTGTTACCACTAACGGCTGTAGTTAATGCCGATGATCACTTAGAAATTGGTGGTTGCGATGTGGTCGAATTAGTCCAGCAATATGGTTCACCACTGTATATTTTGGATGAAGTAAGTTTACGAACAGCTTGCCAGCAATATCGCGATGCTTTGGTCAAGCATTATCAAGGAGCCTCTCAAGTTTTATATGCTTCTAAAGCTTGGAGTTGCCTTGCCGTTTGTGCGATCGTTGGCTCGGAAGGCTTAGGTATTGATGTGGTTTCCGCAGGTGAAATCCTGACGGCAGTGCGTGCGGGTGTTTCACCTAGTTTGATTTATTTTCATGGCAACAATAAATCCCTCGATGAACTCAGCTATGCCCTAGAGGTTGGCTGCACAATCGTAGTGGACAATTGGCATGAGCTAAAGACATTGGCAAGTCTTGCCAAAGAGCAAGCGCTCTCGGTAGCATTTACGGCTCCAAGGATCATGTTGCGCTTAACCCCTGGGATTGAATGTCATACCCACGAATATATCCAAACAGGGCATATCGATAGTAAGTTTGGGTTTGACCCTAATGAAATTGAGGCTGTATTTGCTTTTGTGGCAGGATCTAGCCTGAACTGCATTGGTATTCATGCCCATATTGGCTCTCAGATTTTTGAATTGCAGCCTCATCAAGATATTGGTGGTGTGATGGTGCAGTGGTTTAAACTCGCTGGCGAAAAGTATGGCTTGAAGTTTTCCGAGCTAAATATTGGTGGTGGCTTAGGTATTCGCTATGTCGAGTCCGATGATCCCCCTAGTATTGAAGAATGGATCAAAGCCGTTAGTGCAGGTGTGACTGAAGCTTTTGTTACCGCAGGTTTAGCCTTGCCTAAATTACTCTGTGAACCAGGGCGATCGCTAGTTGGTGCTACCTGTGCCACTGCTTACACCATCGGCGGTAGCAAGACTGTTCCTGATATTCGTACCTATGTGACTATTGATGGTGGTATGTCTGACAATCCTCGTCCGATTACCTATCAGTCTAAATATCGTGCTGTGGTAGCCAATCAGATGAGCGCCCCCCTATCGCAAACTGTGACGATCGCAGGTAAGCATTGCGAATCAGGTGATATTTTGATTAAAGATATTCAATTGCCTGAAACCAAGGCAGGCGATACTCTAGTTGTATTTGGAACAGGTGCTTACAACTACAGCATGGCTTCCAATTACAATCGTTTACCCAAGCCTGCGGCAGTAATTGTCCAAGGTGGTGACTCTAGTTTGATTATTAAACGTGAAACTCGTGAGGATCTATTACGTCAAGATTGTTTGCC